Proteins from a genomic interval of Acidobacteriota bacterium:
- a CDS encoding type II toxin-antitoxin system Phd/YefM family antitoxin — MITVNMHEAKTRLSELVRAVEERGETVVLCRDGQEVAEIRRRPARRRARNLRPDPRFRVEFAPGYTPTEPLDDTEWPEDLR, encoded by the coding sequence ATGATCACCGTGAACATGCACGAGGCCAAGACGCGGCTGTCGGAGCTCGTGCGGGCGGTCGAGGAGCGCGGCGAGACCGTCGTGCTCTGTCGCGACGGCCAGGAGGTCGCCGAGATCCGCCGGCGCCCCGCGCGCCGCCGCGCCCGCAACCTGCGCCCCGACCCGCGGTTCCGCGTGGAGTTCGCGCCCGGCTACACGCCCACCGAACCGCTCGACGACACCGAGTGGCCCGAGGACCTGCGGTGA